Proteins co-encoded in one Thermodesulfovibrionales bacterium genomic window:
- a CDS encoding GlsB/YeaQ/YmgE family stress response membrane protein, which yields MHIIWTILVGFIVGVIAKFIHPGKENMGFIITTLLGIGGSVLATYAGQALGLYKAGGTAGFIGAIIGAIIILVIYGFIVGAAR from the coding sequence ATGCACATTATTTGGACGATTCTCGTTGGGTTTATCGTTGGCGTCATAGCGAAGTTCATCCATCCCGGGAAAGAGAATATGGGGTTTATCATCACAACCCTCCTCGGCATCGGAGGCTCGGTTCTCGCAACCTATGCCGGACAGGCGCTGGGCCTCTACAAGGCAGGTGGAACGGCGGGGTTCATCGGGGCGATTATCGGAGCTATCATAATCCTGGTTATCTACGGGTTCATTGTGGGAGCGGCTCGTTGA